The Mangifera indica cultivar Alphonso chromosome 12, CATAS_Mindica_2.1, whole genome shotgun sequence DNA window gtttttttattttattttaaatctattaacTCCGTTTGCtgattcttcaattttttagggTTAGGATTTACCCATTTTGATGTGCTATAGAAACTATTCTTATGCAATTATGTCAATATGCTTGTTGAAAGATATATGGGAAACAAACATAAGCATCCTGAAATGACTAGTAAAATCAAATAGAGCTGTCCATAATATTGTTTACCCTTTAATTAGTCTCAAGTATTGCCTGGATCTTGCATATTGGCAGTTTTTGCATCAATGGTAATTATGGTCCTTCTAAAATCCAACGTctgcaaaataaagaaaaaaattatagtcATGGGTGTTAGTCTTTACTGATCTTGCTAGGAAAGGTTAAGTTGTTAGAAATATTATGAGTCAAGAAGATAACTTCGACTGTATTAGAAAAAACAACGTGGTATGATTTATTGTGTAAAGGATGAGATAAGCTGTCATCAGAGGGGTAGTCAAAAgtatgataaaatttgaaaaaacaggtTCTAGATAAGAATTCGAATCTATTCAAAACCTACAATTATAGTTCCTACCCAAAACTAACCTTACATTCCAGGGTTGGATTCttacttctaaaatttttacaGGGTTCGTAGACCCGCTTAATCTCTAGCTGTAACGAACTCAAAAGGGTGGAACGAAAAATTGGTGACAGCAGGGGGGTTTTCTGTTTTCAGAAAACCATAGGGGCTGAAATATCCCTATAAAGACATAGGGTTTTAATTACTGTAAAAACGACGTCGTGTTTGTTCCAAACAGCTCCCTCAAAAATTTCACTCTCATGTTTCAATTACATTCTTAAAGCTGGTAGTGAATGCAGCGGCTGTTCTTGGCAGTGCTTCATTTCCAGCGGCGGATGTTGTGTTGGCGGAGCCTTCAATCTCTTCTATTGTGATTTCGTTTTGAAGGTAAGTTTTCTATGACTTCGTCACTTCATTTCAGTCTCGCTTGTTGATTGCTTTCGCGACCTTGGCGTGAATTatggattttctttttgattcaTGTTGAATCCTTATACAAATTTccagttaaattaattttcgaAGTACAATTTCTTGTTTCACTGTAGTATTCTTTGTCTAATTGTTTTTCCTCTCTGTCATTCcttgaattatcaaattgtgGAACAATCAATTTTCGTGTTTTATTTGATCTGTAGCTGATCACGCTTTAGaacgataatttttttatatctctgCTACTAATTAACTGATAACATTTATAGAACAAcaatttttgtgttttgggATAATGTTGATATGGAGTAATGTCATGTTCTGTTTTAATTTGATGATGCACAAGCTTTACTTTTAAAACTGcaatttgacttgaatctaGTTTTACTTTAGTTAGTATCCAAGCTCATAAGGgtgtatttatattttcaaacaattattaaaaatatatattggtcttcaaagattcaaaactttattaaaactctaaaaaaataaaggtgtgtttaatctaatttgaaatatttttaaaccaaattgaataaactctttaaaataattttaaatcaaattatattattttaaattttaaataaaaacaaattaaattaaattaggagataaagtttgattttttttttatatatatatataaataaaagtttacagattagttttgtttgaaataaactaattttcttaactttatcaagtaaaattgaaattttttacaagGTAAGCAAAATCATAATTCCTATTTCCCCTCACGTGTCAACGAGCAAGTTGGGTGCCCAAAAGATTTGCTTTGGTTTTATCGTTTGACTTAGGCCTCGTGGTTTCAATAATGCTATAAATGCTGACAAAATCTGTCATCTAGAAGGAAAGATAATCAGAATTCAACCAATATAATTAAATGGGCATGCCTTCATGGAAGTATACCAACTGGGTTtccattctttttcttgttttcgcGCTCTTGTATTTTTACATGTACCCATCTCCATCTTCTTCCTCCAAAATGGCTTCTGAACACTCTCCAAAGTCCATTTATGACTTCACTGTAAAGGTATAATGcgaaagttttaaacttttaagctTTGGTTTTAAGAAAAACTgcgattgttttaaattaacttGCTGAGTTTTGTTGTTTCTTGGATTTTTTATATGGTTATTTTACTACCTTATCatgctattttttttaattctttgttcATTGTTTTAAGCTTTggattttatcaaaattttactaTGCTTTCTTTTAATGAgtaacatttttctttaattgaagTCTATTTGCATATTTGgatgagaaaattttgaaattatatgtTTTGGTTACAAGAAATGTGCATATTTCTTAATTTAGTTGTTTCTTGGATTTTTTATAGGTATATTATTAGCTTTTGGTGTTATGTGTGTTTATGAATTCATTCTTGATTGTTATAaccattttatcttattaatttgtgtgtgcttttttttaataaatcgagtattactttgtttttaaaatttggactTTTATGTTTTGGTTTCAAGAAAGTGTGAATATGTGTTAGTTTAGTTGATTCTTGGATTACTAATATGAGAGAAGGTTGAGATTTATGTTCTGgtttaaagaaaaattgcatGTCTTACCTAGGTTGTGAAGTTTAGTTGTTTCTTAGATTTTTGATATGGTGTGTGTTTaagatttcttttttgattgttttaaccttttgataaaaaaatttattaatacttttattttttaaaaacaaaaaaattggacttttatgttttggtttcaagaaaattgTGCATACATATTAATTCAGTTGTTCATTGGATTACTGATTGGAGTAGTTTATTAGTTTTAGATGTTATGTTTTGCtatgaatttttttgttgtttgttttaagcttttggttTTGACAAAAATTGCTTTCCAGGATGAGaaaggtttgaaattttatgttttggtttcaagaaaatttGCATACAGCTTAATTTAGTTGCTGAGCTTAggtcaatattttatattattgatatgtggagtttattattttcagattttatatGTGTTTATGAATTCTCTCTTAATTGTTTTAAGCCTTTGATTTTAATGGTTTTtgtgttttgtctttttatgaaTGTGATTGGTAGTTTTTTTGCTAATACATTGagctattttttttatattttactttatgtGTTATTTAATTGAAACATGATTATGAGTTTCTGGTTAGAAATCTAacaattttgtttatgtttccTTTGTATTGTTCTATTTGAATTGTTGAGAAATCAGAGGAAAATAAAAGAGGATATTTAATAAGAACTTGTGATTCTGATTATATAGGAAAGATTTGTGTAATTCGCTATTCATTATGGTTTATCATACTTTATATCAAGAATTTGTGATTTGCAAGCCAGAGATCTGTAATATGAGACCCCGGTTTAttcttctttcattattttaaaagtcaAGGTTTTGTAATTCAATATAGCTCCTAAATCTGATTTGATTTCAGGATATTCGTGGAAATGATGTGAGTCTTAGTGATTACAGAGGCAAGGTTCTCTTGATTGTAAACGTTGCTTCCAAATGGTATTCTTTCCTGATTCTTATGTTCCTGTAATCATTAGGTATTCAGTCTAATATAAACATTCTGATCTTATTCCTGTTATTGAGCTACATGATTCTCTGTGCGCTATCTGGGTTCTTGCTCTCTTTTGCaacttaaaattatctattgcAAGATCAACTTTATAATAATCTATAGCTTTGAAGAAGTCTGTCTATGTTCGAGGCCATATTGAAGAATAACAAAACATCTCTGTAATTTTAATCTTGGTTgctgattttattttaaagttggtCTGATATTCATAGAtaattggaaaataaaagtaattattaTGTTCGGCGTCTAATTATAAGAAATGTGTTAAAAGTTTACAAACAATAAGAACTTGAGGTTTATACTGAATATTTGCTATCGAcaaagaaatttaatatttagaCAGTACTTTAAGTTTTCCTTGAATACTCCATGAGCAttggatgaaatttttttgctGCATCTTCCATTACTTgttgaatttcactatttcttaAGCTGAAACTGATTTTGGTCATTGTGGGATCATGGCAAAAGAACTGTGgcaaaaatgaaacttttgcATTAGATCTTAAAAATTTCCATGCACAGGCATCGCCGTATCTCTATATGTGCATTAATGTACCTATAATATTTTTGAGAGTATATATAGATGGAGATAATTTAAGTAGGAATAGAAATTGTGAAGTTGACCTCAAGGACTTTCTAATGGTTTCATTTGGTCTGGTGCATTTAATGGTGCCAAAAGACTGGACTAGGGCTAGGtatattacagataaaaaacTATTTGTGTGACTTATTTGCTTTCCTTCAATATAGAGTGGAACTCTTGTCAATATTCTTGGAAAGGAAGTTactttttttccttcaagctGAAGGGCAAGAATAGTTTTGTTTCCCCTATTGAATTTTTGTGATGCTTAAGTTTATTATGTTTCTCCTGCCAAACtgaattttcttgttttctgtCATTTTGCTTTCTTCATGTTGTGTTATCATTTTGCAGTGGTTTAACTCAGTCGAACTACAAGGAGTTGAATGTTTTATACGAAAACTACAAAAACAAAGGTTCATTATTGATTCTTGAGAAACCATGATTTAGAGCTGATTctatacccttttttttttttttttgcttagaTATCTAGAAGTTTTTAAGTCTGTTGGGTGGCATTGTTAATGCAGGGCTTGAAATCTTAGCCTTTCCTTGCAATCAGTTTGCTGGACAAGAGCCAGGAAACAATGAGGAGATCCAGGAAGTAGTATGCACAATGTTCAAAGCTGAGTTCCCAATCTTTGATAAGGTAACACCCGACATATGAAAGATTTACAAGTTTATCGAACCATTTTCTAGATATGCTTCCCATTTTACCTAACCCTAACAAAGACATGCTTGAGATAATAACTTTGAGGGTAATACAAATCTTAGGAGAACCACATCTTaaaaactagctattgagatgggtctaaagtcatataaacctcacactaGTTGTTCATACTTTCTAATATGAAATCCAAATTTCATATCTTGTACTTGGGATCCCAACATACCACAATACTCTGCAGTTCCGACACTCATGCGAGCTGGTTGTACACTAGCTCCCTATTAGTCATAGGCAAACACTACAATGCCGATGTCACCACCCATGCCATATAATTACAATTGGAAGACGTGATAATGATTCTGATACCAAATTATACGAATCTTGTGAGAACTACACCTCGAAAACTAACTATTAAAATGAGAGAgtctaaaattatataaacctcACACTAGTTGCTCATACTTTTTAATGTAGGATCCAAGTCTTATACCTTACACTTGGGATCGTAACAGAGGACTTAGTTTGATGGTCCAGTTTGTGGTTTGCACCCACAAGGTTTGGGTTTTGAGGCCCGTCATGGGTACTTGCATGTTGAAAACCATTGTTTCCTGTTTCTCAAAGTTTGCATGGTCAGGGCTCCATTTTTGAACTTGGGCTTGCAAAGCAAATTCGGGGGATTTCTggattatcaaaaatataaaataaataaataaatcgaAGATATGCTTGGAATCATACTGTGTTGGTAAGATAGGAAAGCTATCCATCAGAGTGATGCCTTTCATTATCCAATTTATGGCCTTGCTGCCCACTGCTTGTAGAAGCTAAGCACTATACTGTAGTAAGCTCTTCTTCCATAAGCTCTACTCAAATCAGCTGCCCCAAACAGACCCGAACCTCTCTGTGCAACAGTCTCCTGCTAGTGGAAATAGAATTATTGTACACACAAGACTATTAAAGTGTGCCAAAGTCCAACCCCACTCATTAGTAAACAATTGGAACTTACAATTGATGAGCCGAGGAGGTTTCTTTTCTTCCCCTTGGCTTGAAAAGCTTCAAATCTggtgtctttttcttttttggcaaTAAGTTGTGAGATTTTAATTtctgattgaaaaaaaaaagttaaactaAGTTATGAAATGTGTGCTATTTATTATAGATTGATGTGAATGGGAAAAACACAGCACCCCTCTTCAAGTTTCTAAAATCAGAGAAAGGTGGATACTTCGGAGATGCTATCAAGTGGAATTTCACAAAGTTTCTGGTAGACAAAGAAGGGAAGGTCGTTGCAAGATATGCTCCAACGACATCACCTCTTAAGATCAAGGTTAGAGCAATCCTTCTCATATGATAATGTCTAATTCTGATGAAGGCTGCTAACTTCAAGTAATTGTTTGATGTGGGGTGTGCTCTTGCAGAAAGACATACAAAATCTGTTGGAATCAGCTTGAGTGAGTGTCCAGGTTCGAAACTGTATTTCATTTTTCGGTTTGCTGTCAATGTTTTCTGTGCTTATTTTTTGCTAAGAAGAGTTTTCCAATCTCTGCATGACGATATAGGGATCACCGTTCCAGAACTATGAACATTTCTAAGACTTGTAACTCATTCAGCATATTGAtctcattatttcttttttctctgaaaattgcaggaTATTGGAAAGCGCCATCTAAGAACCATTGTGtatgtttattgtattttattgtaGAACTCATGCTgtgtaattttatcttttgtgcTTATAATGgcatataaacataaaattataatacttTTAAATAAATGCTGAAAAATAGGTTCAAACTATATACTTTGTGCGTGGGTGCACGTGCGTCGGTATACTTTTGTGAAGTTGATTATTGTAAGTGTCGGGACAAATTTGATTGGGAGGTAAAGGAGCAAAAAGATGAGGATTCTTTAGCTGCTTACTATGTCAATATTATTAGGACAatataatgtgtatatattttttagtatataattagatatatagatgatatatctaaataataacATTACCCATTCGAAAGATGCCATAAACACCATTAGATTTTTACATATGAAAGGTAACGATTGTTCAGGTAAAAATACTTTACTCTATAGACATTTGGgctctattaatttttatgcaaCTTTTGTAAAACGCAATAAATGAAGTGATAATATGTAAAGCTGGAAATGGGAGGCACTGAAACTTGTCAAATGTCAAAATGTTTCAACATTTAAAAGCCTAATCAATAGGAAAAATTGATGTATACCAAACTTTCACACTCTGAATCCCTATTCAATTTCAATCTGCCTCTTAAATTGTTTGGACCATTTGTGCAATTATTTGCATTCACAATCTCGTTCATAGATTGATGGAGAAGACGCTACCCTACTCTAATgagaatcaataaaattatgtatactcattttgaatacacagataaatacatattaatacgtattatcatgtgattaaatgattttaaattaaagataaaataatatttaatcacaaaataaaacatataaatatatatctatttatatatttaaaataagtatatataatatcgTTTAATGAGAATGGCATAAATGAAAATTACTCTCATTGATTGCATCTTTGTGTTTCATGGTTGTCATGATAGTGTTTTGTCTGTAGTTAATTTGTAGATATGACTTAACTAATTCATCATATgtcatatcatatgatttaatcattttttgtctttctctaatataatttattgtattaccCTTTATTGTCATCTACTGTCCTTTCTATCCAACCATGAACCAAGTGTCATTTCAATCAATCCTATACACTAGTAATTGATAAGATATAATgacaaattcttttaaaaatcgaaaaaattaGATGCAAAACCCCTTGAtcccgtaaaaaaaaaaaaaaaagttacagaaaCCCCTCagtttgtgaaaaaaaaaaaacttcataaaCCCCCCtaaatttcacataaaaaacaataaacctttacaatttgcataaaaaattatatgaaccCCTTCGTCACGTAAAAAAACTTACACGAACCACCTTGGAGGCTACATTAAAAATTGCCCGACTTAGGAAAAATacttttcaaagaaaataaaatcttcAGGTCAAGAACATTTATTTCTATATACAAAATGTCGATTCCGTTTCCACATGACTCTACACCAAActtaaacattttctttttagtCAATGACTCTACTCTCGTACCACCGACTAGCTTGCATCATCCAATAATAATTCAAGTATAAAAAGCAAGCATTTAGGACATATTCAAGTTAGAGTTTACGAagagaaatcaaataaaagaaaacataccCAAAAAGCTCAATTTCACCACTTAACATTTACTCTCTTAGCTCGTAGAtcatatatttacataatttatgtatttaattatgtaatcaaTCTTGTCAGAGACACATTTGTTTATTTACACATTTTACTCTATCTTCATTAGATAAAATCtcgtatattattatattgaacAAAATTTCAGATAAATTATAGTGTTAGACATTATTTCTGATAAACAAAGGTGAAATTACGAAGAAATTAAAGTGAAATcctaataaaactaatttattagTTTGGTACGTGATAGTGAAAGTTAGAAAGAGATTCCTTATAAAGATTTATGATAAAAGTTTCAAACCACTATAAATTGATTGAGCAATATTTTTCCCTTCTCTACTTAATTTactacattttatttattatttaaattgtttatatatttgttaaaattaatttagaacgattaagtttttaatttctcaaatatttttataacttctATCTTTTAGTGTAATTTAGTCATATTTCTTTCATAATTGTTGGTATCAGAgtttaaatcctaaaaaaaaaaaaagatctgacaatttttaggattaaaagtatcaaaaaatatatacacttataatgaatacaaatttatgtatcaataatgatgtgtattatttgatttagtaattttgaattaagaataaaacaataactaatcacataaaaatacaTCATCATTGGTACTCAAATCAATACTCGTTATAAATGCATATAACATCACTCATTCAAATAATGAAACACCCATTTCATACAGGTTGAAGTCAAGAACAAGTTTGTTCTATTCACAAAGCGTTGATCGTTCTATAAAGTCATAAGTCATTCAACTCAAGAACGAGTTTGTTCTCGCACCCATTCGAATGCTTTGAAATTGGAATTTTGACTATGTATAGTGAAAATTTAGTGAAAAATCAATGAATTTCCATGCCCAAATTTCTTATTACTCGATTGtaactctttttttaatcaaaataacattcACACAACTCAACAAACCATAATTAATTCAGTCTACTTCACAAATAAACCTTTAACCAAAGAGCTGCAAAAGCATATCCATAACATCTCCATTATCAATGCAAACACAAATAAATCTCTACACCCTAAACaataaatgatgaagatgaatggTGTGctaacattttcttcttcttcttcttcttcttcttcttcttctttttttgcaTAAAAATCTGACAAGAAAGTCAAGATAGATGATGAAACTCGAGTATATGTATCCCTTAACTTAATTATTTAGAATTAGAGTAAACTAATAAGGACAAAAGAATTAACATTTTCAGTTTCAattatccttttctttttcaacacTTCACGGTCCTACACAGGGAAAATTTAAGAGGGGTACTTTCGGAATTTAATAATGAGTCGGGGTAAAATTTAGGTTGAACTTGTATTTTGTCGGGGTAAAAGTTTTGATCAAGAGAAGATGCTAATCCtttgtgatttttgttttaattattccatttttattatagcctattcaatttcaaaattaacctGAATTTTCTTTGAGAATAATTACACATCACTAATAAAACAATGGAGtataatgagaaaattattataataatgttaaatGGAAATATGTACTTGCGtagggttaaaatgtcattttactgaattttttaatgtttatttgtCAAAAACATAAACATCTAACCAACAACCccaacaaatttttaaaaaatacattttagcCCGTCATACTTACTCTTCGACGATGCCTACCACACCTACTCCATCTATAATAAACTTACATTCAATTTTGGATGGTTTTTcacaaattataattgaaaatagtatCAATCTTTCATAATAATAAAGAATTGaagtaaataaatcatttttaaatttaaaattaactacaaaacaaaaatttacgAAATAAAGAGGTAAGATTAATTGCTCCTCCTACTACTTATACCCTTAATTATACTAAAAGGTATTTAAGGGTAGAGATAAgagtaaattaattattatattagaatcTTAACTATATTCGTATAATTCATACAATGTTAGTTAATATCGTTTAacgtcaataaaattatattattttaattaattttttaagcaaaataaaatgatatattttatttgatggtattgtttttaaaaatgaattcaaaaaagaaagtcaaatttgattcaatgttgagtaatactatgtatacaaa harbors:
- the LOC123192173 gene encoding probable glutathione peroxidase 2; the protein is MGMPSWKYTNWVSILFLVFALLYFYMYPSPSSSSKMASEHSPKSIYDFTVKDIRGNDVSLSDYRGKVLLIVNVASKCGLTQSNYKELNVLYENYKNKGLEILAFPCNQFAGQEPGNNEEIQEVVCTMFKAEFPIFDKIDVNGKNTAPLFKFLKSEKGGYFGDAIKWNFTKFLVDKEGKVVARYAPTTSPLKIKKDIQNLLESA